A window of Streptomyces gilvosporeus contains these coding sequences:
- a CDS encoding WXG100 family type VII secretion target, whose product MSGDAGGASEYGSAGLFTTKFNLNDLNGLKGMLDGANVQQVKEVAQNWQDLHDQLVGPGEGGGGIQKRFDDAVKKVLESWHGDTADKFRKRAEQISQNFTAGAPYASHTSQVMHQTANDLQKAVDKVKPVDDGWNWDDDVWGEMPWSDQIDDDDLNKALQSGVSTQAILDANKDNLSGHQTKRLQAAVAMENLGSCYVMRASSLKPPATGGGPGWREDKIPEHNGGGDGGVGTMPMPFPTGGGMGGGGAGGGAGGGGGGGGVKIPTRGMKAAPMPKTPESPNTPGISGGMGSMKPKIPDVTTGLDGAHGGGPGGPGGAGVKIPGGGGGGGTGVHMPSGGGGGGTGVNVPAGGGLGMPGGGSRGMGGVSGSSKGGASGLKGGGASGLKGGAAGPGGAGARTGRPGMPGMGGAHGGAGKGAGGGRAGVSTGGAQARQKGGLVGSTGGKASGGAQGGSGLHRSRGGTAAGTGGSGGRRPAGMMGGAHGAHGGKGEGKGQDGNRPDYLVEEEETWTPERNVAPRVIE is encoded by the coding sequence ATGAGTGGAGACGCGGGCGGTGCGTCCGAGTACGGTTCTGCGGGGCTGTTCACAACCAAGTTCAATCTGAACGACCTCAACGGCCTGAAGGGCATGCTGGACGGTGCCAACGTCCAGCAGGTCAAGGAGGTTGCGCAGAACTGGCAGGACCTTCACGACCAGCTGGTCGGTCCAGGTGAAGGTGGCGGCGGTATCCAGAAGCGGTTCGACGACGCCGTGAAGAAGGTGCTGGAGTCCTGGCACGGCGACACAGCCGATAAGTTCCGCAAGCGGGCGGAGCAGATCAGTCAGAACTTCACGGCCGGTGCTCCCTACGCCAGCCACACGTCGCAGGTGATGCACCAAACGGCCAACGACCTTCAGAAGGCCGTCGACAAGGTCAAGCCGGTCGACGACGGCTGGAACTGGGACGATGACGTCTGGGGCGAGATGCCCTGGTCGGACCAGATCGACGACGATGATCTGAATAAGGCGCTCCAGAGCGGCGTGAGCACCCAGGCAATCCTTGACGCGAACAAGGACAACCTGTCCGGTCACCAGACGAAGCGGCTTCAGGCTGCTGTGGCCATGGAGAACCTTGGGTCGTGCTATGTCATGAGGGCGTCGTCTCTGAAGCCGCCGGCAACGGGCGGCGGCCCAGGGTGGCGCGAGGACAAGATCCCCGAGCACAACGGCGGTGGTGATGGCGGTGTAGGCACCATGCCGATGCCGTTCCCGACAGGTGGCGGGATGGGCGGTGGCGGCGCTGGCGGCGGTGCTGGCGGCGGTGGCGGCGGTGGCGGCGTCAAGATCCCCACGCGAGGCATGAAGGCCGCCCCCATGCCCAAAACGCCTGAGTCGCCCAATACACCGGGCATTAGTGGCGGAATGGGTTCCATGAAGCCCAAGATTCCCGATGTCACGACCGGCCTGGATGGCGCCCACGGTGGTGGCCCCGGTGGTCCCGGTGGCGCCGGGGTCAAGATCCCCGGTGGCGGCGGTGGCGGCGGCACCGGTGTTCACATGCCGAGTGGCGGTGGCGGCGGTGGCACCGGCGTCAACGTTCCCGCGGGCGGCGGTCTTGGCATGCCTGGCGGCGGCAGCCGTGGCATGGGCGGCGTGTCCGGCAGCAGCAAGGGCGGTGCGTCCGGTCTCAAGGGTGGTGGCGCGTCCGGTCTCAAGGGCGGCGCGGCAGGCCCTGGTGGCGCTGGAGCTCGCACCGGCCGACCCGGTATGCCGGGTATGGGCGGTGCCCACGGTGGAGCAGGCAAGGGTGCGGGCGGCGGACGCGCCGGCGTCAGCACCGGTGGTGCACAGGCTCGGCAGAAGGGCGGCCTCGTCGGCTCGACCGGTGGTAAGGCCAGCGGCGGAGCCCAGGGTGGTTCTGGTCTGCACCGCAGCCGCGGGGGAACCGCAGCTGGCACCGGCGGCAGTGGCGGACGCCGCCCGGCAGGCATGATGGGCGGCGCTCACGGTGCCCACGGCGGCAAGGGCGAGGGCAAGGGGCAGGACGGTAACCGTCCCGATTACCTGGTGGAGGAGGAGGAGACCTGGACACCGGAGCGTAATGTGGCTCCCCGGGTCATCGAGTAG
- the eccE gene encoding type VII secretion protein EccE, with the protein MAPRLRQQAGTIGGVRVQQLAIIELAAALVLVGWTIHPAALTAAVVVAAVLVVFALGRRRKIPLPEWITTVRAMKRRSKNSSAALAATQNVDPALAPVVECEPALRTYEYTTESDQRAIGFVGDGTFLTAIVQVTARDEPLRPHRGSHMLPLDVLHTALDVEDIHLESVQFVQYTQPAPAPHLPEQAVAARSYAPLQAQSQTPAVQLSWIALKLDPELCSEAIEARGGGVEGAQRSLLRAADQLVSRLTARNVRAKVLNEREVVAAVGTAVCVSPRAANGAMGGGGRAGRRTQETTRAMRCDDRWHSTYWIGRWPQLGQGGAPLAAITQLLTSTRAMASTFSLTATHGSGRLPAITGYIRLSTRSDNELTAAQNELERRSGSVKVGLVRLDREQLPGLLATLPLGGTR; encoded by the coding sequence GTGGCTCCGCGGCTGCGCCAGCAGGCCGGCACTATCGGCGGTGTCCGCGTACAGCAGCTGGCCATCATCGAACTCGCCGCGGCGCTGGTGCTGGTGGGCTGGACGATCCACCCCGCCGCCCTGACCGCGGCCGTCGTGGTCGCGGCGGTGCTGGTCGTCTTCGCGCTCGGACGGCGGCGTAAGATCCCGCTGCCGGAGTGGATCACGACGGTCCGGGCGATGAAGCGCCGCAGCAAGAACAGCTCCGCGGCGCTCGCCGCCACGCAGAACGTCGACCCGGCGCTGGCGCCCGTCGTGGAGTGCGAGCCGGCGCTGCGGACCTACGAGTACACGACCGAGTCCGACCAGCGCGCCATCGGATTCGTCGGCGACGGCACGTTCCTGACGGCCATCGTGCAGGTGACCGCCCGCGACGAACCGCTGCGGCCGCACCGCGGCAGCCACATGCTGCCGCTGGACGTGCTGCACACCGCGCTGGACGTGGAGGACATCCACCTGGAGTCGGTGCAGTTCGTGCAGTACACCCAGCCGGCGCCGGCGCCGCATCTGCCCGAGCAGGCCGTCGCGGCCCGTTCGTACGCGCCGCTGCAGGCGCAGTCGCAGACGCCCGCCGTGCAGCTGTCGTGGATCGCGCTGAAGCTGGACCCGGAGCTGTGCTCCGAGGCCATCGAGGCCCGCGGCGGCGGCGTGGAGGGCGCCCAGCGCTCGCTGCTGCGCGCCGCCGACCAGCTCGTCAGCCGGCTCACCGCACGGAACGTACGCGCCAAGGTGCTCAACGAGCGCGAGGTCGTGGCCGCGGTCGGCACCGCGGTATGTGTGAGCCCGCGGGCCGCCAACGGCGCGATGGGCGGCGGCGGCCGGGCCGGCCGCCGTACCCAGGAGACGACCCGGGCGATGCGCTGCGACGACCGCTGGCACTCCACCTACTGGATCGGCCGGTGGCCCCAACTGGGCCAGGGCGGCGCCCCGTTGGCCGCCATCACCCAGCTGCTGACCAGCACCCGCGCGATGGCCAGCACCTTCTCGCTGACCGCCACGCACGGCAGCGGCCGCCTGCCGGCCATCACCGGCTACATCCGGCTGTCGACCCGCAGCGACAACGAACTCACCGCGGCGCAGAATGAGTTGGAGCGCCGTTCCGGTTCCGTGAAGGTCGGTCTCGTACGGCTCGACCGCGAGCAGCTGCCCGGCCTGCTGGCCACGCTTCCCCTCGGAGGTACCCGCTGA
- a CDS encoding S8 family peptidase — protein MSFTRTLRAVSGAVVAGALLFGTAPVASADQIRNDQWPLQKFDAESIWKISTGKGVTVAVIDSPVDASHPDLKGSVLPGKSFVTGGRADQGSGDDGEHGTAMASLIAAHGHGAGGSDGVKGLAPGAKILPIAIGMPAHGEIPKLGEQMKYAEALKYAVDKGAKVVNMSFGASGTDVTPEEQQAIDYARKHDVLLVAASGNDGVDTPQDPAGAPGVLAVGAVDDHGYIWQKSNYGPYVKLAAPGTRIRSASAMEEAKGKYHLANGTSDATAYVSAAAALIRSKFPNLTAGQVANRLIKTAGIPVGKHMQLPDQHYGYGFIKPYSALTKNVPAGPKDGPFPALKGQGGASGNPSSATAGNDDSAAKINSDKGMSTGAIIGIVGGVVVILVIILVVVLVAKKKNGRNGPPPGGYGGPGGPGGPGGFMPNQQQPYQQQPGAPGSYPPAPPTQPPGR, from the coding sequence ATGAGCTTCACGCGGACGCTGCGTGCGGTGAGCGGCGCGGTAGTGGCGGGGGCACTGCTCTTCGGCACCGCGCCGGTTGCTTCGGCAGACCAGATCAGAAATGACCAGTGGCCGTTGCAAAAGTTCGACGCTGAGTCGATCTGGAAGATTTCAACAGGTAAGGGCGTTACTGTCGCAGTAATCGACTCGCCGGTGGACGCAAGTCATCCTGATCTCAAGGGTTCGGTGCTGCCCGGCAAGAGTTTCGTGACTGGCGGCCGAGCAGACCAGGGCTCTGGTGATGACGGGGAGCACGGCACGGCGATGGCATCGCTGATTGCTGCTCACGGTCATGGGGCTGGTGGATCCGATGGTGTAAAGGGCCTAGCCCCTGGCGCTAAGATTCTTCCGATTGCAATCGGCATGCCGGCCCACGGTGAGATCCCCAAGCTTGGGGAACAAATGAAGTATGCCGAAGCGCTGAAGTATGCAGTCGACAAGGGCGCGAAGGTTGTCAACATGTCGTTCGGTGCCAGCGGCACGGACGTCACTCCAGAAGAGCAGCAGGCTATCGACTACGCCCGCAAACATGATGTGCTCCTCGTTGCGGCCTCAGGAAATGACGGGGTGGATACCCCTCAAGATCCAGCTGGGGCCCCAGGCGTTCTCGCTGTGGGAGCAGTCGACGACCATGGGTACATCTGGCAAAAATCGAACTACGGCCCTTACGTCAAGCTGGCTGCTCCGGGCACGCGTATCAGGTCCGCAAGCGCCATGGAGGAGGCTAAGGGCAAGTACCACTTGGCCAATGGTACCTCCGACGCCACCGCCTACGTCTCCGCAGCCGCGGCCCTTATCCGTTCCAAATTCCCGAACCTGACTGCTGGTCAGGTGGCCAACCGCCTGATCAAGACGGCTGGTATCCCGGTGGGCAAGCACATGCAGCTTCCCGACCAGCACTACGGCTACGGCTTCATCAAGCCCTACAGCGCCCTGACCAAGAACGTCCCCGCCGGCCCCAAGGACGGCCCGTTCCCGGCGCTTAAGGGTCAGGGGGGTGCGTCTGGCAATCCCTCCAGCGCGACTGCTGGAAACGACGACTCAGCGGCCAAGATCAACAGCGACAAGGGCATGAGCACCGGCGCCATCATCGGCATTGTCGGTGGCGTGGTGGTCATCCTCGTCATCATCCTGGTCGTGGTTCTGGTGGCCAAGAAGAAGAACGGTCGTAATGGCCCGCCGCCCGGTGGCTACGGAGGCCCGGGTGGGCCCGGCGGTCCTGGTGGGTTCATGCCGAACCAGCAGCAGCCGTACCAGCAGCAGCCCGGTGCGCCCGGTTCGTACCCGCCGGCGCCGCCCACGCAGCCGCCTGGCCGGTAA
- the mycP gene encoding type VII secretion-associated serine protease mycosin, with protein MGSRAIGQRAGHRRRATGALVTAACIVGLSSVTAAPAVADDNTTLQSGECKFGAGNIKATPWSLQRLLIDQMWASGKGKGVKVGVIDTGIDKGNSQIRPAILGAGKSYVSKGKATVDTVGHGTKVAGIIAAQKDPTSGFYGLAPDAKVIPYQTTSDQQAGTPKSLAEAINDAVKDGVDLINISQGTLASESQLGPLESAVSTAQQKGVLIVASAGNDGASGKEQNNYPAAFSDKFDNVLAVAASDRNNERAPFSQPGRFVGIAAPGVAMVSTVPGGGNCVDQGTSFASPYVAGAAALLIAKHQNDKPRWTPAQIISHLEQTADRVRKGKDRNIGWGVVNPVAALNDDTRPTGTPTADKPTKASGASDVEPVAVTLGETAEDRQGRIAIYILGGGLLAVAAVVGSSIAIRDWRRKNGLTTHGEAQHG; from the coding sequence GTGGGATCTCGCGCCATTGGTCAACGAGCCGGGCACCGTCGCCGAGCGACGGGCGCACTGGTTACGGCGGCGTGCATCGTCGGCCTGTCGAGTGTCACCGCCGCGCCGGCGGTCGCGGACGACAACACCACGCTCCAGAGCGGTGAGTGCAAGTTCGGCGCCGGCAACATCAAGGCAACCCCCTGGTCGCTCCAGCGCCTGCTGATCGACCAGATGTGGGCCAGCGGCAAGGGCAAGGGCGTGAAGGTCGGCGTCATCGACACCGGCATCGACAAGGGCAACTCGCAGATCCGTCCGGCCATCCTGGGCGCCGGCAAGTCCTACGTCAGCAAAGGCAAGGCGACCGTGGACACGGTCGGCCACGGCACCAAGGTCGCCGGCATCATCGCTGCCCAGAAGGACCCGACGTCCGGCTTCTACGGCCTCGCGCCCGATGCCAAGGTCATCCCGTACCAGACGACCAGCGACCAGCAGGCCGGTACCCCGAAGAGCCTGGCCGAGGCCATCAATGACGCGGTCAAGGACGGCGTCGACCTCATCAACATCTCGCAGGGCACGCTCGCGAGCGAGAGCCAGCTGGGGCCGCTCGAGAGCGCGGTCAGCACAGCCCAGCAGAAGGGCGTTCTGATCGTCGCCTCGGCCGGCAACGACGGCGCCAGTGGCAAGGAGCAGAACAACTACCCCGCCGCGTTCAGTGACAAATTCGACAACGTCCTGGCCGTCGCCGCCTCCGACCGCAACAACGAACGCGCGCCGTTCTCGCAGCCCGGTCGCTTCGTCGGCATCGCCGCTCCCGGCGTCGCCATGGTCTCCACCGTGCCCGGCGGCGGCAACTGCGTCGACCAGGGCACCAGCTTCGCCTCGCCGTACGTCGCGGGTGCCGCGGCCCTCCTGATCGCCAAGCACCAGAACGACAAGCCGCGGTGGACTCCGGCGCAGATCATCTCGCACCTGGAGCAGACCGCCGACCGCGTACGCAAGGGCAAGGACAGGAACATCGGCTGGGGTGTCGTCAACCCGGTCGCCGCCCTCAACGACGACACGCGCCCCACCGGTACCCCAACGGCGGACAAGCCCACCAAGGCTTCCGGCGCCTCCGACGTCGAGCCGGTCGCCGTCACCCTCGGAGAGACCGCCGAGGACCGGCAGGGGCGCATCGCCATCTACATTCTCGGCGGCGGACTCCTGGCCGTCGCCGCGGTCGTCGGCTCCTCGATCGCCATACGCGACTGGCGCCGCAAGAACGGACTGACAACTCACGGGGAGGCCCAGCATGGGTAA
- a CDS encoding WXG100 family type VII secretion target gives MAGQFTTTEEEMHAFAGKIASVNQAIQGELSRLNSVVDQITSGWKGQAASSYHQLQSQVNEDGNRINQLLGEIKEAIDSTTKNYAASEEEQQQSMSHVTAQASPFG, from the coding sequence ATGGCTGGTCAGTTCACAACGACCGAGGAGGAGATGCATGCCTTCGCCGGCAAGATCGCCTCGGTCAACCAGGCAATTCAGGGTGAGCTCTCGCGTCTGAACTCGGTCGTCGACCAGATCACCTCGGGCTGGAAGGGCCAGGCGGCCTCCTCGTACCACCAGCTGCAGTCCCAGGTGAACGAGGACGGCAACCGGATCAACCAGCTTCTGGGCGAGATCAAGGAAGCGATCGACTCGACCACGAAGAACTACGCCGCCTCCGAAGAGGAGCAGCAGCAGTCGATGTCGCACGTCACCGCCCAGGCTTCGCCGTTCGGATGA
- a CDS encoding WXG100 family type VII secretion target gives MSGQILVNFATIQQASSDVRQTANNIRQQLDDLEAGVKKIAASWEGSAQEGYQARQREWDQRAASLHSTLEAIAKALDTAAQNYQSTEHKNAGIWAS, from the coding sequence ATGTCCGGCCAGATCCTCGTTAATTTTGCGACGATCCAGCAGGCAAGCTCTGACGTCCGTCAGACGGCTAACAACATCCGCCAGCAGCTCGACGACCTCGAGGCTGGCGTCAAGAAGATCGCCGCGAGCTGGGAAGGCTCGGCGCAGGAGGGCTACCAGGCCCGCCAGCGCGAGTGGGACCAGCGCGCCGCCTCTCTGCACTCGACGCTCGAGGCCATCGCCAAGGCGCTGGACACCGCCGCTCAGAACTACCAGAGCACCGAGCACAAGAACGCCGGTATCTGGGCGAGCTGA
- a CDS encoding SCO5717 family growth-regulating ATPase, translating to MRDQEAFRPDGNDPDDDQEFDLTGEFKIDFAAPAWYASNDTSGGAGTAAAQPPAPAPAPEAAPPTGPPQGPPGVPPQGGPAQGAPAPVTPPADAAPPGFPTLRPNEPADAAPAAAPQTPEAAPAASGGGSGEDRVRSGTGVDPSASLWDDDDDDEPQAQDAPAAGASQPEAAPAPHAPEAPAPAPQVPEQPAPAEAQAASAQPAPAQPQPSIPAQAQPQPEAAPQQAPVPPQQAQQQPQQGVPQQGAPWPADGQQQPQQGQLPPLPPEFQPADPRTGQAGQSLPPQQGQPQPQQAPVPQQAPPQQPQAGYPQQPQQGYPQQAQQQPAYGYPQPAPQPAYGYPQQQAQQPPQNPNAAQQQSAYGYPQQQPYPQQGQQPPQQPAYNQQQAAAQQAAQAQAQAQAQAQAQQQAAAQAQHAQQQAQAQQSQQPQQPQQPQPFPGQQGVDPNAAANYAQYSQPGQQQPQRAAPGAPLGYSAAVELTSDRLLRNQPKKRKPGANAQPSKFKLGAKKELEERQQKLQLIRTPVMSCYRIAVISLKGGVGKTTTTTALGATLASERQDKILAIDANPDAGTLGRRVRRETGATIRDLVQAIPHLHSYMDIRRFTSQAPSGLEILANDVDPAVSTTFNDDDYRRAIDILGKQYPIILTDSGTGLLYSAMRGVLDLADQLIIISTPSVDGASSASTTLDWLSAHGYADLVQRGITVISGVRETGKMIKIDDIVSHFETRCRGVVVVPFDEHLAAGAEVDLDMMRPKTREAYFNLSALVAEDFARQQQAQGMYAQQQMGGDPYAQQQYAQQGQQGQQGQQGQQGQQPQQGYPQQQGQPAQPPAGYPPQQGGWQQQPGQPPAGWQQQQPAPDAPLPDGGGWTQQPPPQ from the coding sequence GTGAGGGACCAGGAGGCTTTCCGTCCGGACGGGAACGATCCTGACGATGACCAGGAGTTCGACCTGACCGGCGAATTCAAGATCGATTTCGCCGCTCCGGCCTGGTATGCCAGCAACGACACCAGCGGAGGCGCCGGTACCGCCGCCGCGCAGCCTCCTGCGCCCGCACCCGCGCCCGAGGCGGCGCCGCCCACCGGGCCGCCGCAGGGCCCGCCCGGTGTGCCGCCGCAGGGCGGCCCGGCCCAGGGTGCGCCGGCGCCCGTGACCCCGCCGGCGGACGCCGCGCCGCCCGGGTTCCCGACGCTGCGCCCCAACGAGCCCGCCGACGCGGCCCCCGCCGCCGCGCCGCAGACCCCGGAGGCCGCCCCGGCCGCGTCCGGCGGCGGCTCCGGCGAGGACCGGGTGCGTTCGGGCACCGGTGTCGATCCCTCGGCCTCGCTGTGGGACGACGATGACGACGACGAGCCGCAGGCACAGGACGCGCCGGCGGCGGGTGCGTCGCAGCCGGAGGCCGCGCCCGCGCCCCACGCCCCCGAGGCGCCCGCTCCCGCGCCGCAGGTGCCCGAGCAGCCCGCGCCCGCCGAGGCCCAGGCCGCATCGGCCCAGCCTGCCCCCGCACAGCCGCAGCCGAGCATCCCCGCGCAGGCCCAGCCGCAGCCGGAGGCCGCCCCGCAGCAGGCCCCCGTACCGCCTCAGCAGGCCCAGCAGCAGCCCCAGCAGGGCGTACCGCAGCAGGGCGCCCCCTGGCCCGCGGACGGCCAGCAGCAGCCGCAGCAGGGCCAACTGCCGCCGCTGCCGCCGGAGTTCCAGCCCGCGGACCCGCGGACGGGCCAGGCCGGTCAGTCGCTGCCGCCGCAGCAGGGCCAGCCGCAGCCCCAGCAGGCTCCCGTACCGCAGCAAGCGCCGCCGCAGCAGCCCCAGGCCGGCTATCCGCAGCAGCCGCAGCAGGGGTACCCACAGCAGGCCCAGCAGCAGCCCGCGTACGGCTATCCGCAGCCCGCTCCGCAGCCCGCCTACGGATACCCCCAGCAGCAGGCCCAGCAGCCGCCGCAGAACCCCAACGCGGCGCAGCAGCAGTCCGCTTACGGCTATCCGCAGCAGCAGCCCTACCCGCAGCAGGGCCAACAGCCGCCGCAGCAGCCCGCGTACAACCAGCAGCAGGCCGCCGCCCAGCAGGCTGCCCAGGCCCAAGCACAGGCCCAGGCCCAGGCCCAGGCCCAGCAGCAGGCCGCCGCCCAGGCCCAGCACGCACAGCAGCAGGCCCAGGCACAGCAGTCCCAGCAGCCGCAACAGCCGCAGCAGCCCCAGCCGTTCCCCGGCCAGCAGGGCGTCGACCCCAACGCCGCGGCGAACTACGCCCAGTACTCGCAGCCCGGCCAGCAGCAGCCGCAGCGGGCCGCCCCGGGCGCACCGCTCGGCTACAGCGCCGCCGTCGAGCTGACCTCCGACCGCCTGCTGCGCAACCAGCCCAAGAAGCGCAAGCCGGGCGCCAACGCGCAGCCGTCGAAGTTCAAGCTGGGCGCGAAGAAGGAGCTGGAGGAGCGGCAGCAGAAGCTCCAGCTGATCCGTACGCCGGTGATGTCCTGCTACCGGATCGCGGTGATCAGCCTCAAGGGCGGCGTCGGCAAGACGACGACCACCACCGCGCTGGGCGCCACCCTGGCCTCCGAGCGGCAGGACAAGATCCTGGCGATCGACGCCAACCCGGACGCCGGCACGCTCGGCCGACGGGTGCGCCGCGAGACCGGTGCGACCATCCGTGACCTGGTGCAGGCGATTCCGCATCTGCACAGCTACATGGACATCCGCCGGTTCACCTCGCAGGCCCCCTCGGGTCTGGAGATCCTCGCCAACGACGTCGACCCGGCCGTCTCGACGACCTTCAACGACGACGACTACCGCCGGGCGATCGACATCCTGGGCAAGCAGTACCCGATCATCCTCACCGACTCGGGCACCGGCCTGCTCTACAGCGCGATGCGCGGAGTCCTCGACCTCGCCGACCAGTTGATCATCATCTCCACCCCGTCCGTGGACGGTGCGAGCAGCGCCAGTACGACGCTGGACTGGCTGTCCGCGCACGGCTACGCCGACCTGGTGCAGCGCGGTATCACGGTCATCTCCGGGGTCCGCGAGACCGGCAAGATGATCAAGATCGACGACATCGTGTCGCACTTCGAGACGCGCTGCCGCGGCGTGGTCGTCGTCCCCTTCGACGAGCATCTCGCCGCCGGCGCCGAGGTCGACCTCGACATGATGCGGCCCAAGACCCGCGAGGCGTACTTCAACCTCTCCGCCCTGGTGGCCGAGGACTTCGCACGCCAGCAGCAGGCGCAGGGCATGTACGCGCAGCAGCAGATGGGCGGCGACCCGTACGCCCAGCAGCAGTACGCCCAGCAGGGCCAGCAGGGCCAGCAGGGCCAGCAGGGCCAGCAGGGCCAGCAGCCGCAGCAGGGCTACCCGCAGCAGCAGGGGCAGCCCGCGCAGCCGCCCGCCGGTTACCCCCCGCAGCAGGGCGGCTGGCAGCAGCAGCCCGGCCAGCCCCCGGCGGGCTGGCAGCAGCAACAGCCGGCACCGGACGCTCCCCTGCCGGACGGCGGCGGCTGGACCCAGCAGCCGCCTCCGCAGTGA
- a CDS encoding DUF397 domain-containing protein: MNIEETARAVNELAWFKSSYSSGAGGECVEVASDATAVHIRDSKDLTRSALTVPASAWTAFLGFAIAETP; this comes from the coding sequence ATGAACATCGAAGAGACTGCGCGGGCCGTGAATGAGTTGGCCTGGTTCAAGAGCAGCTATAGCAGTGGTGCGGGCGGCGAATGCGTCGAGGTCGCATCTGACGCCACCGCCGTGCACATCCGCGACTCCAAGGACCTCACACGGTCCGCACTGACCGTACCGGCCTCCGCCTGGACGGCTTTCCTCGGCTTCGCCATAGCCGAGACACCCTGA
- a CDS encoding type VII secretion protein EccB, translating into MASRRDELNAYSFARKRTNAAFLKPLPNGSIESAPKPLKAVVPSIVMGVLMLVGFGACGIIKPVAPQGWDTVGSNVLVGDESTTRYVVLNSKDANGNKTKLLHPVLNLASAKLLLDPKKFQVLKIQESELDGKLAHGPAIGIPYAPDRLPSPSSVDKPKTWAVCDRPGTEENGKTEQAVFVLDGKDKQVLDDTRKGKVDYNHALYVEDPDGQRWLVDQRGFAFQMIADAIQGAKEQKAGIKHIDTEADRSLRQIIFGSQAEPQKVTAEFMSTLVKSPLPIGMPVIAGAGKPAPAAVTEGLPADAHKIGSILRASDGQKYVVQFDGVWKVSNFIANILEQGKNAAVVNPGTGKALDPVSVSTGSIKDPKQDETNHVANYLDKIGDLPNPWPTEAVTAANDFAHADQTGGLGAPTKNGVSCSVYKGTSTKYPGIDKLGYPNGIPDMGTWVGKDYPAKIAPGATSYVTPGSGLLYRQVDTADDKSGSLFLVTDTGLRYSIPSNNDSSSKAGSDKQDVDQAQVHLGYGDAHPPFLLSAWSKLLNAGPQLNTHDASQPQQS; encoded by the coding sequence ATGGCATCACGTCGGGACGAGCTGAATGCGTATTCGTTCGCACGAAAGCGCACGAATGCGGCATTTCTGAAGCCGCTGCCGAACGGTTCGATCGAGAGCGCCCCCAAGCCGCTGAAGGCGGTGGTACCGAGTATCGTGATGGGGGTCCTGATGCTCGTGGGATTCGGGGCCTGCGGCATTATCAAGCCGGTGGCGCCGCAGGGGTGGGACACCGTGGGGTCGAATGTCCTTGTTGGTGATGAATCGACCACCCGTTATGTCGTTCTGAACAGCAAGGACGCCAACGGCAATAAGACGAAGCTGCTGCACCCCGTCCTGAACCTCGCCTCGGCCAAACTCCTTCTCGACCCGAAGAAGTTCCAGGTCCTCAAGATCCAGGAATCCGAGCTCGACGGAAAGCTGGCGCACGGCCCGGCCATCGGCATTCCCTACGCCCCCGACCGGCTGCCCAGCCCCTCCTCCGTCGACAAGCCGAAGACCTGGGCGGTGTGCGACCGCCCCGGCACCGAGGAGAACGGCAAGACGGAGCAGGCCGTTTTCGTCCTCGACGGCAAGGACAAGCAGGTCCTCGACGACACCCGCAAGGGCAAGGTCGACTACAACCACGCGCTGTACGTGGAGGATCCGGACGGGCAGCGCTGGCTGGTGGACCAGCGTGGTTTCGCGTTCCAGATGATCGCTGACGCGATCCAGGGGGCGAAGGAGCAGAAGGCCGGCATCAAGCACATCGACACCGAGGCGGACCGGTCCCTGCGGCAGATCATTTTCGGCTCCCAGGCCGAACCGCAGAAGGTCACCGCGGAGTTCATGAGCACGTTGGTCAAGAGCCCGCTCCCGATCGGCATGCCGGTCATCGCTGGTGCCGGCAAGCCGGCGCCAGCTGCGGTGACGGAGGGCCTCCCGGCGGATGCGCACAAGATCGGTTCGATCCTCCGGGCCAGTGACGGCCAGAAGTACGTGGTCCAGTTCGACGGAGTCTGGAAGGTCAGCAACTTCATTGCCAACATCCTGGAGCAGGGCAAGAACGCGGCCGTGGTGAACCCCGGCACGGGCAAGGCCCTGGACCCGGTGTCCGTCTCCACCGGCAGCATCAAGGACCCCAAGCAGGACGAGACCAACCACGTGGCGAACTACCTGGACAAGATCGGCGACCTTCCCAACCCGTGGCCCACCGAAGCGGTCACCGCGGCGAACGACTTCGCGCACGCCGATCAGACCGGCGGTCTGGGTGCCCCCACCAAGAACGGCGTCTCTTGCAGCGTCTACAAGGGCACCTCCACCAAGTACCCGGGCATCGACAAGCTCGGCTACCCCAACGGCATCCCGGACATGGGCACCTGGGTCGGCAAGGACTACCCGGCCAAGATCGCCCCCGGCGCCACCTCGTACGTCACTCCGGGCAGCGGCCTGCTCTACCGGCAGGTGGACACCGCCGACGACAAGTCCGGAAGCCTCTTCCTGGTCACCGACACCGGCCTGCGCTACTCGATCCCGAGCAACAACGACTCCTCCAGCAAGGCCGGCAGTGACAAGCAGGACGTCGACCAGGCCCAGGTCCACCTCGGCTACGGCGACGCGCACCCGCCGTTCCTCCTGTCGGCGTGGTCCAAGCTGCTCAACGCGGGCCCCCAGCTGAACACCCACGACGCGAGCCAGCCGCAGCAGTCCTGA